Below is a window of Geomonas oryzisoli DNA.
CGGGCGCGCTGCACCGGATGCGGTGACTGCGTGGCGATCTGCCCCGTCCCGGAGGTGCTCGACCCGCTGTGGAGCCAGGAGTCCTGCCGGATACGCACCGGCGACTGCACCCGCTGTCTTGCCTGCATCGACAGCTGTGCCGAGCGTGCCCTCAAAGTAGGGTTCCACTTGAAATAACGGCGGCGCCCGCTGCGACGCCCTCCCCTTCCTCCTCTTTGGGAGCGAGGGGATCAGACTGACAGTCCCCCAATAGGAGGTCTTACATGAAAAGAACGATGCTCCCCCTTCTTCTTTGCGCCTTGCTGGCACTGGCGGTCCAGGCCCCGGCTTGGGGCAATGACGCCGAAGGGCCCGCCCCTGACCTCGCTGCTGATGCGCTGCAGTCCCCCGCGGATCCCCCGGTGATCCCGCACGCGGTGAAGTCGGACCAGGACGGCGAGGAGTGCAACGCCTGTCATCGCGACGGCTTGAAGGGAGCGCCCCCCACCAGCCACCCCGAGCGGCTCAACTGCACCCAGTGCCACGTCCAGGGAGCGA
It encodes the following:
- a CDS encoding nitrate reductase cytochrome c-type subunit — encoded protein: MKRTMLPLLLCALLALAVQAPAWGNDAEGPAPDLAADALQSPADPPVIPHAVKSDQDGEECNACHRDGLKGAPPTSHPERLNCTQCHVQGAKQDGKKGKRGKK